The Epinephelus lanceolatus isolate andai-2023 chromosome 11, ASM4190304v1, whole genome shotgun sequence genome window below encodes:
- the LOC117267820 gene encoding heart- and neural crest derivatives-expressed protein 1-like: MNLIGGYQHHHHLMHEPFPFVQRCHQDAPYFQSWVVNHGEMPPDFQIQAPYPAVEHGAPGATHDARLEGLQAGMGKRRTSGPKKERRRTESINTAFAELRECIPNVPADTKLSKIKTLRLATSYIAYLMDVLAKDTGETEGFKAEIKKFENRDLKRKREPTDGLQESLGAEKKVKGRTGWPQQVWALELNQ; this comes from the exons ATGAACCTCATCGGGGGCTACCAGCATCACCACCACCTGATGCACGAACCCTTCCCGTTCGTGCAGCGGTGTCATCAAGATGCGCCGTACTTCCAGAGCTGGGTGGTGAACCACGGCGAGATGCCCCCGGACTTCCAGATCCAGGCGCCCTACCCGGCCGTGGAGCACGGAGCGCCCGGAGCGACGCACGACGCCCGGTTGGAGGGGCTCCAGGCGGGGATGGGGAAGAGGAGGACGTCGGGGCCAAAGAAAGAGCGAAGGCGGACGGAGAGCATCAACACAGCTTTCGCCGAGCTGAGGGAGTGTATCCCCAACGTCCCCGCGGACACAAAACTGTCTAAAATTAAAACTTTACGCCTGGCGACCAGTTACATCGCCTACCTGATGGACGTCCTGGCCAAAGACACCGGAGAGACGGAGGGCTTTAAGGCTGAAATTAAGAAATTTGAAAACCGGGATCTGAAAAGGAAGCGAGAGCCG ACTGACGGCCTGCAGGAGTCTTTAGGAGCCGAGAAGAAGGTGAAGGGCCGGACCGGGTGGCCGCAGCAGGTCTGGGCTCTGGAGCTCAACCAGTGa